One Branchiostoma lanceolatum isolate klBraLanc5 chromosome 18, klBraLanc5.hap2, whole genome shotgun sequence DNA window includes the following coding sequences:
- the LOC136424071 gene encoding F-box only protein 16-like codes for MMAVDSRTSRMKFSNAMPPADSGIKFSTWTPMNDASVNLKVFEERRELVNKWFEKWTDAQRKKVMEDLVNKCKTKQLLYTQSCINKRAPVEHTDFTKILPRVVCLYIFSHLDPRSLCRCAQVCWYWKYLSELDQLWMPKCLRLGWYINFTPSPFEQGIWKRHYLERVQQLHFFRPGDPAKEERPTSAINGEGNLRAKPPKPTPKKWEPPPWKVSDKSPGDTKRFNYLDNKDYVASVKDSRTRGSVPDLTQLFSKSVVKKPSRKTAKLVKAKSASKLDSPKFGERPDWAQHQAGAPFVNLSNTANVSDSVDAGKRPGPARNIARLGRDAERANSRSERDPPTAPLFKTNPWTVPVAGESDEDDW; via the exons ATGATGGCGGTAGACTCGCGAACTTCTCGTATGAAGTTCTCCAACGCGATGCCTCCCGCTGACTCCGGAATCAAGTTCAGTACATGGACTCCTATGAACGATGCGTCGGTCAACTTAAAG GTTTTTGAGGAGAGAAGAGAACTCGTCAACAAATGG TTTGAAAAGTGGACAGATGCCCAGAGAAAAAAGGTCATGGAGGACCTGGTCAATAAGTGCAAGACCAAACAGCTGCTGTACACACAGTCCTGTATCAACAAACGAGCTCCTGTGGAACACACAGACTTCACCAAGATACTACCCAGGGTCGTCTGTCTCTACATCTTCTCTCACCTGGATCCCAGGAGTTTGTGCCGCTGTGCTCAG GTGTGTTGGTACTGGAAGTACCTGAGTGAGTTAGACCAACTGTGGATGCCCAAGTGCTTACGACTGGGCTGGTACATTAACTTCACCCCCAGCCCATTTGAACAGGGCATCTGGAAACGGCATTACCTGGAGAGAGTTCAGCAGCTGCACTTCTTCAGACCAGGG GACCCAGCTAAGGAGGAACGTCCCACTTCTGCCATCAATGGGGAGGGAAACCTGAGAGCGAAACCTCCCAAACCCACCCCCAAGAAATGGGAACCCCCTCCATGGAAGGTCTCCGACAAAAGTCCCGGGGACACCAAGAGGTTCAACTACCTGGACAATAAAGATTACGTGGCTAGTGTGAAAGATTC GAGGACACGGGGCTCTGTACCAGACCTGACACAACTCTTCTCTAAGTCTGTCGTCAAAAAGCCATCAAGAAAAACAGCTAAACTGGTCAAGGCCAAGTCCGCT TCCAAGTTGGACTCTCCCAAGTTTGGCGAGCGTCCTGACTGGGCCCAACACCAGGCGGGCGCTCCGTTTGTCAACCTGTCCAACACGGCCAATGTTAGCGACTCTGTGGACGCCGGGAAGAGACCTGGACCGGCACGGAACATTGCTCGGCTAGGACGAGACGCGGAGAGAGCGAACTCCAGATCAGAACGGGACCCTCCAA CTGCTCCTCTGTTCAAGACCAACCCCTGGACAGTTCCTGTAGCTGGGGAGTCAGATGAGGACGACTGGTAA